From Gloeothece citriformis PCC 7424, one genomic window encodes:
- a CDS encoding type II toxin-antitoxin system VapC family toxin: MKILLDTNIIIDVALSRQPFFEDSQQILLLVEQNRIYGYISASTVGDLYYIIRRARGREWTMEFLNWLVTFCQIATVNETVIEMALNLNFFDFEDAIQYSTAVINQLDAIVTRNPQDFPVTSPRIITPGRLVQELTDSGKA, translated from the coding sequence GTGAAAATTCTGTTAGATACCAACATTATTATAGACGTTGCTCTATCTCGTCAGCCTTTTTTTGAGGATTCGCAACAAATTTTGTTATTGGTCGAGCAAAACCGAATATATGGTTATATCTCCGCCTCAACTGTAGGGGATCTTTACTACATTATTCGTCGGGCAAGAGGACGAGAATGGACGATGGAATTTTTAAACTGGCTAGTGACATTCTGCCAAATTGCTACTGTCAATGAAACCGTCATAGAAATGGCTCTCAATCTTAATTTTTTTGATTTTGAAGATGCTATTCAATACAGTACTGCTGTCATTAATCAATTAGACGCTATTGTTACTCGGAATCCGCAGGATTTTCCGGTAACTTCCCCTCGAATCATAACACCAGGAAGGCTAGTTCAAGAACTTACAGATTCAGGGAAGGCTTGA